GTCGTGCGCCTCTACGCCCCCATCTACCTCTCCAATGAATGCACCAATTCCTGCCTCTATTGCGGTTTCGCGAGGCAGAACGAGGTGCGCCGCGTCACCCTCACCGGCGAGGAGGCGCAAAAGGAAGGGGAGTTCCTCTGGGACGAGGGTTTCCGCGACATCCTTCTGGTCTCCGGCGAATCGCCGAAGGCAGTGCCTCCAGAGGCTCTGGCGCGCACTTCAAGACTCCTCGCCCCGCGCTTCCCCTCCATCTCGGTGGAGGTCTACCCGATGGAGACGGAGGAGTACGGGCTGCTGGGTTCCTCCGGCGTCGAGGGTGTTACCGTCTATCAGGAGACCTACGACCCGGAGATATACGCCCGCGTCCATCCCAGGGGGCGCAAGGCCGATTACAAAAGGCGCATCAGCACCCCCGACAGGGTAGGGGAGGCGAGGCTGCGCAAGGTCGGCATCGGCGCGCTCCTCGGCCTCGGACCGTGGCGCGTAGAGGCGATATCTCTCGCTCTCCACGCCCTCTGGCTCGAAAAAGCCCACTGGCGGACGCAGGTGTCTATCTCCTTTCCGAGGATTCGCAGCGCGGCGGGCCACTTCAACCCGCCGAGCCCGATTAGCGACAGGGAACTGGCCCAGATGGCTCTGGCCCTTCGCCTCCTCCTGCCCGACGTTGGGCTCACCCTCTCCACGCGGGAAACCGCGAAGTTCCGCGACGGCCTCGCTCCGCTGTGCTTCACCGCCATAAGCGCGGGTTCGCGCACCGAGCCGGGGGGTTATTCCAAGCCCGGCGAGGCCGAAGAGCAGTTCGCGGTGGAGGACAAGAGGACTCCGGCCGAGGTTTCCCGGATGCTGCTCGAAGCCGGTCTGGAGCCGGTCTTCAAGGATTTCGACCAGACCTTGATAACGGGCGGAGAAGATGCTTCAAATCTTACCGTCGGCGCTTTTCAATAATGAGGTTGTTGTGGAAATCATAGTCAACGGCAAGAAGGCCGAGTGCGGGGAGGGGAAGACGGTCTGCGAACTGCTTTCTGGCCTTTGCGTCGCTCCCGAGCGGACGGTCGTCGAACTTCGCGGCGAGATACTGTCCAGAGAACTGTTCGCCGAAACGGTCCTTTGCGAAGGCGACAAAATCGAAATAATACGCTTCGTGGGAGGCGGCTGATGGCGGCGGAAAAGAGCGCGGACGAGGCCCTTGAAAAAACCCGCGCGATAAGGGCGATGTTCGGGGCCATAGCCCCCACCTACGACACCCTCAACCGCCTCCTCAGCTTCGGGGTGGACGCGGGCTGGCGAAGGAAGATGGTCGCGCGCCTGCCGGAGGGAAGGGGTCTTTCCGTCCTCGATCTCGCCTGCGGCACCGGCGACGTGGCGATAGAGATAGTGCGCTCGCGCCCCCAAGCGACGGTCTTCGGCGGCGACATCACCCTTCCGATGATTATCGCGGGGCTTCCCAAGGTCAAGAAGCACCGTATGGAGGACGCGATCACCTTTCAGGCGCTCTCCGCCGAGGAGCTGCCCTACCGCGACGGCTATTTCGACGCGGTGACGATAGCCTTCGGCATAAGGAACGTGGTTAGGCGGGAGGTCGCGCTACGCGAGATGGCGAGGGTCTTAAAACCCGGCGGCACCGCACTGATACTCGATTTTTCAATGCCCCCGAACCCTCTCGTCCGCGCCTTCTACGGCTTTTACTTCCACCGAGTCCTCCCCCTCATGGGAGGGCTCGTCTCCGGCAACTTCGAGGCCTACCGCTACCTCCCCAGAAGCGTCGAGGGCTTCCCCCCGAGGGAGGTTTTCGCGAAGATGATGTCCGGCGCCGGGTTCACCGGGGTCACTTATACGGACTTTACCTTCGGCGTCGCGACGCTGTATCAGGGGGAGAAGGGGTAATTAGTCGTGCAGGTCGCGCTTGAGGAACGAAAGCCGACACACCTCTGTCGTCATTCCCGCGCAGGCGGGAATCCAGAGACTTTATTACCGTGAAAAGCGTTCCATGTTTGCGAGGCTTTGCCTCGCGCTCCTAGCCACCTTTTGAGTGAGCAAAAGGTGGCCCAAAACTCAGCCCGGACCCGTCGCTCGCGCTTCAAGAAGCGCGACCACTTCGTTCCGGCTGGGCCGCACGGGGCACCCACTACGCTTCGCTCCGTTAAGACCCCGCGCCGGCCCGACGCCTCCACTCGTTGCGCCGCGTACGGGCTCCGAGGAGGACGAAAAGAAGGCTCGAACAAAAGCGAAATCGGTTTGAGCTTTTGTTCGCGAAGGTAAATCGTTTTACAGCTATTCAAAGAATACGTGCAGACAAACTACCTTCGAGTCCAAAAACATTTCATTACCTCGTTTTTGGACGAGCCTTCTTTTTGTAACGCCCTAAAACGAAGCGAGTGATATATGGTTATTTTTCGGTCGTCCTCAGTCTTGACAGAAGACGTCCAGACGTCTATCGTCTCTTTTAAAAGTATTATTTAAAGGGGATAGGCATGTGCGGAGAGAAGAACAGATACCAACCCGGGCGAGTAAGGGACGCAATCAGGCAGGTTTTGGATATTAACGGAAAATCATTGTCGGTTAAGGAAATCGAGGAAAATGTAGCGCAGATTATCGGACCGACACCATCTTCCTCGGTTCGGTCTTACCTTCGTCTGAACACCCCCGACCTTTTTCTCCGGGAGTCTCGTGGCCTGTACACTTTGCGCAGAAAAGAGCCGGAAAACGAACTCGATATCGTTGCGAGCGGTAAGGGGCAGGAACCTTTCAAATCCGGGAAAACCATCCTTTTTAACTCTGACTGTTTTCAATGGATGAAACAACGAGACGATAACAGCATTCACGCCGTTGTTACTGACCCGCCTTACGGGCTTCACGAGTACTCGGCGGAGCAACAATTAAAACTTCGCAGCGGGAAAGGCGGTGTCTGGCGGATACCCCCATCTTTCGATGGTCACACCAGATCCCCCTTGCCCCGCTTTACCACGCTGACCCATAAACAGCTTGAGGAAATAAGGTCTTTTTTCTTTCTGTGGGCGCGATTGCTTTTGCCTAAACTGGTTCCCGGGGCACATGTTGTCGTAGCCTCAAATCCCCTCGTATCATACATTGTCTCCGGCGCTCTTGCAGATGCGGGATTGGAAAGGCGAGGCGAAATTATACGTCTGACAATGACAATGCGAGGCGGAGACCGTCCAAAAGACGCACATATAGAGTTTGAAGAAATCAGCGTGATGCCGCGATCAATGTGGGAACCGTGGGTTGTTTTCCGTAAGCCTGTTGATGGCAGGATTCAGGATAATTTGCGCAAGTGGAAGACGGGCGGGTTCCGTCGCCCCGGCAAAGACAAGCCTTTCGGTGACGTTATCGAATCTGGTCCGACAAGAAAAGCCGAACGCAATATTGCTCCGCATCCCAGCCTTAAGCCACAAGCTTTCTTGCGTCAATTGTTGCGGGCTGTGTTGCCATTGGGAGAAGGGGTTATCCTGGACCCATTTGCGGGCGCAGGATCGACGTTAGCCGCTGCGGAAGCTGTCGGATACGCGAGCATCGGGGTGGAAAAAGACGAGCATTACTTTAACATGGCCCGTGAGGCCATACCCAAATTGACCTCTTATCGCTGCAACGGCCAGTTATAGTTTGTAGAGCCAGTTTTCCCGGAGTTTTTTTATTCCGTCCTTATGAAGCGTTGCAGTGCGCGTGCCCAGTTCACCACGAGGATTTTTACGAAAATCATCGACGGATACTTTCCCCAGGTAAACCTCGATAAAGGTCATGGCCTTGCGGTCAGAGACAGGTTCCGACTCGTTATCGACATTATAAACGAAGACGCACATCCATTGGTCTCTGGCTCCATGAGTATCTACTGCCCCTCCGGTTTTGCGCGTTGTCTTTATTTCAACTCCATCTGAACCTGATTTCACCGCATTCCCGGCATATACTCCTTGTACAATCAAATCGGGATGTCCATTGAAATACTTATTTTCGGTCAAAACACGGGAATGTTTCGCAAGACTCGCCGTAAGCATGTCGGACAATACTCCTGACATGATTGCAGGTCTGAGCATTTCATCAAGGCGTTGAAGTCCCTTCGTGGCAAGACCGGAATTCACGTCGAAGAAAAAATCATAAACGTCCTGCATCGCCATCTGAAAATCTTCGCGCCGCAGCTCATACGGAAGAATGGCCTTATCGTTAAACTTCGTTAAATCGACTGTGTTTTTTGTCGTCATATTGTAGCCTTTCACTGCCATCATCGAATCGGGAACTCTCCTTAATACCTCCTTCTCCCTTCTTTCTTTTCCCCTACGGCGAGGAGGCGGGCGGCGCGTAGGTCTTCGGGGAAGTTGACGTTGAGGAAGGAGCGCAGGAGGGGGTCGACTTCGCGGGCGGTGAGCTCGTCCATCTCGAAGGCGTCTATCTTCTTGAAGAGGTCGCTGATGCGGAGGTTTTTTTCGGTGATGAGCCGAAACGCATCCTTGAAGACACGGGCGCGGTAGACGGCGAGGAGGGGTTCGTAACCCTTGGCGAATCTGGGTACGGCCCCGTCGTGGCCGTGGGCGAGGAGGGCGAGAGCCTCTACCATGCCGCTGCGGATGAAGGGCATGTCGCACCCGACGCAGAGGACGAGGCTGTCGGGGCCTGACTTTTTCCAGGCGTAGTCGAGCGCGGTGGCGATGCCGCCGAGGGAGTCGGCTCCGGGGAAGAGGTCGGGGAGAACTTTGACGCCGAATCTGTCAAGCTGCGCGCCTTCGCCGACGCAGACGGTCTCTTCGGCGAGGGGGCTTACGGCCTTGTAGACCAGTTCGACGAGGGGGTGGCCGCCGATCTGCGCGAGGTGCTTTTCCCCGCCCATCCTTTTGGCCTGCCCGCCGGTGAGTATGGCGGCAAGGGCGATCGTCTCCTTCAAAGCGCCGCTCCCCCGCCGTTCAGGGCCGGTTCGAGGGCTTTTATGACTTCCTCTTCCTCTCCCGGCAGGAGGGTCCTCGGGTCGATGAGGAGGGCGTCTTCCTTTACGCGGGCGATTACCGGCGGCGAGCCCCGGCGGAGGGTTTCTTCGAGCTTGGAGATTCCCCCTCCCTGAAGCTCTATCGCCACCGCCCAGGTGGGGAAGCAGGCCAGCGGAAGGGAGCCGCCCCCGGCCTCGGAGGTTTCAGAAATCACGCTCACCTCTACGCCTCTTGGGGCGAATCCGCGCACCGCTACGGCAATCCTCTCCGCCGCGGTTTTCAGCTCGCCCTCCGAGGCCAGCATCATACGCAACGCGGGTATCTCGCGCTTCGCGCGCTCCGGGTCGCGGTAGAGACGGAGGGTGGCTTCGAGGGCGGCGAGGGTGACCTTATCGGGGCGGAGCGCCCTCATCAGGGGATGCTTCCGGCAGGCCCCCACGGCCGCTTCGCTGCCGACGATTATCCCCGCCTGAGGCCCGCCGAGGAGCTTGTCGCCGGAGAAGGTGACGATGTCGGCCCCGGTGGCCACCGTGTCGAAGACGGAGGGCTCAAAGTCTCCCCCGGTCGCGCCGACGTCGAAAAAGAGGCCGCTCCCGAGGTCGTTAGCGGTTATGAGCCCGTATTTTTTCCCCAGCGCCGTCATATTCTCGAGGGTTACCTCTTCGGTGAAGCCGAGGACGCGGTAATTGGAGGTGTGGACCTTGAGGAGCATGGCGGTATCCGGCCCGATGGCGGCCTCGTAGTCGGCCAGCCGGGTCTTGTTGGTGGAGCCGACCTCACGCAGCACCGCGCCGCTTTGCGCCATTACCTCCGGGATTCGGAAGGCCCCGCCTATCTCGACCAGTTCACCCCTGCTGACTATCACTTCCCTGCCCCGGGCGAGAGCGCCGAGAACCAGCAGAACCGCCGCCGCGTTGTTGTTCACGACTAGCGCGGCCTCGGCCCCCGTAAGCTCGCCAAGGAGCCCGGCGACGAGGTCGTGGCGGTGGCCCCTCGACCCCTTTTCGAGGTCGTATTCGAGGTTGCAGTATCCCGCCGCCTCCTTCATCGCCTCTATCGCGGCTTTTGCCAGAGGCGCTCTTCCGAGGTTAGTGTGGAGGACGATCCCGGCGGCGTTGATTACCCGGCGCATGGCGGGAATGTTCAGTTTTTCGGCGCGCAGGGCGCAGAGCCCGGCCACGGCGTCGAGATTAGTATCGATCTTCCCCCCGGCCAGCGCGGATTTGCGCAGTTCCTCCAGAGTCTCCCTTACGGCGCGGATCAAAACCGTGCGGGGAATTTCGCGCTCACCGGCGAGGCCAAGCAGCGCAGGAGTCTGCAAAACCTTTTCGACGGCGGGAATTTTTCGCAGCTTGTCGCTCTTTGTCATCCCTTGCCCCTCGCCCACGGAACTATCCGCGGTTCGACACCCTTTACAAGGCGAAGGATATTAGACCTGTGCTTCAGAATCGTCAACGTCGCGAGCGCCCCGGCAAGCTGAATTGTATACTCCGGCTCGCCGAGGAGGTAGGCCGCGAGCGGCATTATAATCGAGGCGAAGATGCTGCCGAGGCTGACAATCTTCTTCCACGCGAGGAGGAGGGCGAAAACCATCGTCGAAACCGCGAGGGTGGCGGGGGAGGCGACAAGCATGACCCCCGCGCCCGTGGCGACCCCCTTCCCTCCGCGAAAGCCGAGATATATCGGAAAGAGATGGCCCGCGAAGGCCGCAAACCCCACCAGCGCCACGCCGTGGGGCTCTTTCAGGAAGACGGAGGCGGCCCAGACGGGGAGCGCGCCCTTCAGGAGGTCGGCGATAAGGGTGAAAAGCCCCGCTTTTTTGCCGATGGTGCGGAGCACGTTGGTAGCGCCGATATTTCCGGAACCCGAGGCGCGGGGGTCGATTCCCGCCATAATCAGCGAGAAAATTATCCCGAAGGGTATTGCGCCGATGAGGTAGGCGGCGGCTATCCAGTAAAAAATCCGCATCGAGGTCCTTGAAGAACAGCGTTTTAAAAGAAAAAGTTACCATACGGAGCCGTTTGCAACAAGCGTACAAGGCCGAAAAACTGGTAAAAACCGCAAATAACATCAAGCGCCTTATCAACTCTACTTGTCAGGCCTATGGACAGTTACCGCGCCTGTAGCTATTATTTTAAAAACCCTTTATCGAGGGACCCTATGATTATTGATGCGCACACCCACATAAGCCCTCCCGAGATACGCAATAACCGCGAGAAATTCTTCGAGGGGGAGGAGAATTTCCGGCTCCTCTACGAAGACCCGCGCTCGATGCTGGTCGGCGCGGCGGAGCTTGTGAACGAGCTCGACTCGTGGAGCGCGGACAGGGCCGTCTCCTTC
This bacterium DNA region includes the following protein-coding sequences:
- the thiH gene encoding 2-iminoacetate synthase ThiH, encoding MSFFDNFDFARARELSLRSESAGRAEVESALASRNLSFSGFLALISPAGGAYLEELAQRARRVTRERFGRVVRLYAPIYLSNECTNSCLYCGFARQNEVRRVTLTGEEAQKEGEFLWDEGFRDILLVSGESPKAVPPEALARTSRLLAPRFPSISVEVYPMETEEYGLLGSSGVEGVTVYQETYDPEIYARVHPRGRKADYKRRISTPDRVGEARLRKVGIGALLGLGPWRVEAISLALHALWLEKAHWRTQVSISFPRIRSAAGHFNPPSPISDRELAQMALALRLLLPDVGLTLSTRETAKFRDGLAPLCFTAISAGSRTEPGGYSKPGEAEEQFAVEDKRTPAEVSRMLLEAGLEPVFKDFDQTLITGGEDASNLTVGAFQ
- the thiS gene encoding sulfur carrier protein ThiS, yielding MLQILPSALFNNEVVVEIIVNGKKAECGEGKTVCELLSGLCVAPERTVVELRGEILSRELFAETVLCEGDKIEIIRFVGGG
- the ubiE gene encoding bifunctional demethylmenaquinone methyltransferase/2-methoxy-6-polyprenyl-1,4-benzoquinol methylase UbiE; protein product: MAAEKSADEALEKTRAIRAMFGAIAPTYDTLNRLLSFGVDAGWRRKMVARLPEGRGLSVLDLACGTGDVAIEIVRSRPQATVFGGDITLPMIIAGLPKVKKHRMEDAITFQALSAEELPYRDGYFDAVTIAFGIRNVVRREVALREMARVLKPGGTALILDFSMPPNPLVRAFYGFYFHRVLPLMGGLVSGNFEAYRYLPRSVEGFPPREVFAKMMSGAGFTGVTYTDFTFGVATLYQGEKG
- a CDS encoding site-specific DNA-methyltransferase; amino-acid sequence: MCGEKNRYQPGRVRDAIRQVLDINGKSLSVKEIEENVAQIIGPTPSSSVRSYLRLNTPDLFLRESRGLYTLRRKEPENELDIVASGKGQEPFKSGKTILFNSDCFQWMKQRDDNSIHAVVTDPPYGLHEYSAEQQLKLRSGKGGVWRIPPSFDGHTRSPLPRFTTLTHKQLEEIRSFFFLWARLLLPKLVPGAHVVVASNPLVSYIVSGALADAGLERRGEIIRLTMTMRGGDRPKDAHIEFEEISVMPRSMWEPWVVFRKPVDGRIQDNLRKWKTGGFRRPGKDKPFGDVIESGPTRKAERNIAPHPSLKPQAFLRQLLRAVLPLGEGVILDPFAGAGSTLAAAEAVGYASIGVEKDEHYFNMAREAIPKLTSYRCNGQL
- a CDS encoding molybdenum cofactor guanylyltransferase; this translates as MKETIALAAILTGGQAKRMGGEKHLAQIGGHPLVELVYKAVSPLAEETVCVGEGAQLDRFGVKVLPDLFPGADSLGGIATALDYAWKKSGPDSLVLCVGCDMPFIRSGMVEALALLAHGHDGAVPRFAKGYEPLLAVYRARVFKDAFRLITEKNLRISDLFKKIDAFEMDELTAREVDPLLRSFLNVNFPEDLRAARLLAVGEKKEGRRRY
- a CDS encoding L-seryl-tRNA(Sec) selenium transferase, which encodes MTKSDKLRKIPAVEKVLQTPALLGLAGEREIPRTVLIRAVRETLEELRKSALAGGKIDTNLDAVAGLCALRAEKLNIPAMRRVINAAGIVLHTNLGRAPLAKAAIEAMKEAAGYCNLEYDLEKGSRGHRHDLVAGLLGELTGAEAALVVNNNAAAVLLVLGALARGREVIVSRGELVEIGGAFRIPEVMAQSGAVLREVGSTNKTRLADYEAAIGPDTAMLLKVHTSNYRVLGFTEEVTLENMTALGKKYGLITANDLGSGLFFDVGATGGDFEPSVFDTVATGADIVTFSGDKLLGGPQAGIIVGSEAAVGACRKHPLMRALRPDKVTLAALEATLRLYRDPERAKREIPALRMMLASEGELKTAAERIAVAVRGFAPRGVEVSVISETSEAGGGSLPLACFPTWAVAIELQGGGISKLEETLRRGSPPVIARVKEDALLIDPRTLLPGEEEEVIKALEPALNGGGAAL
- the plsY gene encoding glycerol-3-phosphate 1-O-acyltransferase, with the protein product MRIFYWIAAAYLIGAIPFGIIFSLIMAGIDPRASGSGNIGATNVLRTIGKKAGLFTLIADLLKGALPVWAASVFLKEPHGVALVGFAAFAGHLFPIYLGFRGGKGVATGAGVMLVASPATLAVSTMVFALLLAWKKIVSLGSIFASIIMPLAAYLLGEPEYTIQLAGALATLTILKHRSNILRLVKGVEPRIVPWARGKG